From a single Brassica napus cultivar Da-Ae chromosome C9, Da-Ae, whole genome shotgun sequence genomic region:
- the LOC106418340 gene encoding DNA-binding protein SMUBP-2-like, whose product MLESFTTIFHSSSPSFFFFILGFLSLISICGGSSSSAKNKSFENQQMAKNRGTAMSLESFVSTMAPLIDMEKEAEISMSLTTGASRNIETAQKKGTTILNLKCVDVQTGLMGKSLLEFQSNKGDVLPPHKFGNHDVVVLKLNKADLGSSPLAQGVVYRLRDSSITVVFDEVPEEGLNTSLRLEKLANEVTYRRMKDTLVQMSKGVLRGPASDLVPVLFGERGPTVAKKEVEFTPFNKSLDQSQRDAISKALSSKDVFLLHGPPGTGKTTTVVEIILQEVKRGSKILACAASNIAVDNIVERLVPHKVKLVRVGHPARLLPQVLDSALDAQVLKGDNSALANDIRKEMKALNGKLLKAKDRNTRRGIQKDLRALGKEERKRQQLAVSDVIKNADVILTTLTGALTRKLDNITFDLVIIDEGAQALEVACWIALLKGSRCILAGDHLQLPPTIQSAEAEKKGLGITLFERLADLYGDEIKSMLTVQYRMHERIMNWSSEELYDGKITAHSSVASHMVYDLENVEKSSATEATLLLVDSAGCDMEEKKDEEESTYNEGEAEVAMAHAKRLIKSGVRSCDIGIITPYAAQVMVLRILRGKEEKLKEMEISTVDGFQGREKEAIIISMVRSNSKKEVGFLKDQRRMNVAVTRARRQCCVVCDTETVSSDAFLKRMIEYFEEHGEYLSASDYTNW is encoded by the exons ATGCTCGAGAGCTTCACAACTATCTTCCACTCATCGTctccttccttcttcttcttcattctagGGTTTCTTTCCCTCATCTCAATTTGTGGAGGGTCTTCCTCCTCGGCGAAGAACAAATCTTTTG AGAATCAACAAATGGCCAAGAACCGAGGAACTGCGATGTCACTCGAGTCCTTCGTGTCAACGATGGCTCCACTTATAGACATGGAGAAAGAAGCGGAGATCTCAATGTCCCTAACCACAGGCGCGTCGAGAAACATCGAAACCGCACAGAAGAAAGGCACCACGATCCTCAACTTGAAATGCGTCGATGTGCAAACAGGTCTCATGGGGAAGTCTCTCCTCGAGTTCCAATCCAACAAAGGAGACGTCCTTCCTCCCCACAAGTTCGGCAACCACGACGTCGTCGTCTTGAAGCTCAACAAAGCCGATCTCGGCTCGTCTCCCCTTGCGCAGGGAGTCGTGTACCGGTTGAGAGACTCCTCGATCACGGTTGTGTTCGATGAGGTCCCTGAGGAAGGGCTCAACACTTCTCTGAGGCTGGAGAAGCTCGCTAACGAGGTGACGTATAGGAGGATGAAGGATACGTTGGTGCAGATGAGTAAAGGTGTGTTGAGAGGACCTGCTTCTGATTTGGTTCCTGTCTTGTTCGGTGAGAGAGGACCAACGGTTGCAAAGAAGGAGGTTGAGTTTACTCCTTTTAACAAGAGTCTTGATCAGTCTCAGAGAGATGCGATTTCCAAGGCTTTGTCTTCAAAGGATGTGTTTTTATTGCACGGTCCTCCTGGTACTGGGAAGACAACTACTGTTGTGGAGATAATCTTACAAGAAGTCAAACGCGGTTCGAAGATTCTCGCTTGTGCAGCTTCGAATATCGCTGTTGACAACATTGTCGAGAGGCTTGTTCCTCACAAGGTGAAGCTGGTGAGAGTGGGGCATCCCGCACGGCTCTTACCTCAAGTGCTGGATAGCGCTCTAGACGCTCAGGTTCTTAAGGGGGATAACAGCGCGCTAGCGAATGACATCAGGAAGGAGATGAAGGCGTTGAACGGGAAGCTGCTGAAAGCGAAAGATAGAAACACGAGGAGAGGGATACAGAAGGACCTTCGAGCTTTGGGTAAAGAGGAGCGTAAGAGGCAGCAGTTAGCTGTTTCGGACGTGATCAAGAACGCTGATGTCATTCTCACGACTCTCACTGGTGCACTAACGCGAAAGCTTGATAATATAACTTTTGACTTGGTGATTATTGATGAAGGAGCGCAGGCTCTTGAGGTTGCTTGCTGGATTGCTCTGCTTAAGGGTTCGAGATGTATACTTGCTGGAGACCATCTCCAGCTCCCACCTACGATCCAGAGCGCTGAAGCTGAGAAGAAAGGGTTAGGGATAACACTCTTTGAACGGTTAGCGGATCTTTATGGAGATGAGATTAAGTCCATGCTCACTGTTCAGTACCGTATGCATGAGCGTATTATGAACTGGTCCTCTGAAGAGCTTTACGATGGGAAGATAACAGCGCATTCAAGTGTTGCCTCGCATATGGTTTATGACTTGGAGAATGTGGAGAAATCTTCTGCAACAGAGGCGACTCTGCTGTTAGTAGATTCCGCTGGGTGTGACATGGAGGAGAAGAAAGACGAGGAAGAGAGCACTTATAACGAAGGGGAAGCAGAGGTTGCGATGGCACATGCCAAGAGACTGATCAAGAGTGGTGTTCGTTCTTGTGATATTGGAATCATCACACCTTACGCTGCTCAGGTAATGGTGCTCAGGATTCTTAGGGGCAAAGAGGAGAAGCTAAAGGAGATGGAGATCTCTACGGTGGATGGGTTCCAAGGTCGAGAGAAAGAAGCTATCATCATCTCCATGGTTAGATCAAATTCAAAGAAGGAGGTTGGGTTTCTTAAGGACCAAAGGCGAATGAACGTGGCTGTTACTCGCGCTAGAAGACAGTGTTGTGTGGTCTGCGATACAGAGACAGTGAGCAGTGATGCGTTTCTCAAACGTATGATTGAATACTTTGAGGAGCATGGGGAGTATCTCAGCGCCTCTGACTACACCAATTGGTAA
- the BNAC09G52330D gene encoding rhamnogalacturonan I rhamnosyltransferase 4: MEIQIRSESSQTHNKPPSPRVTKTRSQVWFFRVCSCILVWTCLFQLFTGLTNQISRFSLPVEPVRLPPLLPPRRNYTSNGILRVSCNGGLNQMRAAICDMVTIARLLNLTLVVPELDKKSFWADPSDFEDVFDINHFIDSLRDEVRIIKRLPSKKYGYKLFQMPPVSWSNEKYYLHKLLPRFRKHKVIHFNRSDTRLANNGLSLHLQRLRCRVNFQGLRFTPRIEALGAKLVQILQQRGPFVALHLRYEMDMLAFSGCTHGCTEKEAEELRKMRCAYPWWKEKEIVSEERRVQGRCPLTPEEAVLVLKALGFQKDTQIYIAAGDIYGGERRLALLKESFPRIVKKEMLLDPKELQQFQNHSSQMAALDFIVSVASDNFIPTYYGNMAKVVEGHRRYLGFKKTILLNQKRLVEVLDLHKNKTLSWDQFAVSAKEAHEGRRMGEPTHRKVISDKPKEEDYFYANPHECIGEGPSTLTD, translated from the exons ATGGAGATTCAAATTAGATCGGAGAGTTCTCAGACGCATAATAAGCCACCGAGTCCAAGAGTTACCAAAACTCGATCACAAGTTTGGTTCTTTAGAGTCTGCTCCTGCATTTTGGTTTGGACTTGCTTGTTTCAGCTCTTCACCGGTTtaaccaatcagatttcccGGTTCTCCCTTCCGGTTGAGCCGGTTCGATTGCCTCCTCTGCTTCCTCCTCGAC GAAATTACACAAGCAATGGGATTCTACGAGTGTCTTGTAACGGCGGTTTGAATCAAATGCGTGCAGCG ATTTGTGATATGGTGACAATTGCTAGACTGTTGAACTTGACTCTTGTTGTTCCAGAGCTTGATAAGAAATCTTTCTGGGCTGATCCAAG tgacTTTGAGGATGTTTTTGATATAAACCATTTCATTGATTCATTAAGAGATGAAGTAAGGATCATAAAGAGGCTGCCAAGCAAGAAATATGGTTACAAGCTGTTCCAAATGCCTCCAGTGAGCTGGTCAAATGAAAAGTATTACTTGCACAAG CTATTGCCGCGGTTCAGGAAACATAAAGTCATACATTTCAATAGGAGTGATACGAGATTAGCCAACAACGGTCTTTCTCTCCATCTCCAGAGGCTGAGATGCCGTGTGAACTTCCAAGGACTGAGATTCACTCCACGGATCGAAGCTCTGGGAGCAAAGTTAGTTCAGATTCTCCAACAGAGAGGCCCTTTTGTGGCTTTGCATTTGAGATATGAGATGGATATGTTGGCTTTCTCTGGCTGCACTCATGGTTGCACTGAGAAAGAAGCTGAAGAACTCAGAAAGATGAG GTGTGCATATCCATGgtggaaagagaaagagatagtCTCTGAGGAGAGAAGGGTGCAAGGACGCTGTCCATTGACACCAGAAGAGGCTGTTTTGGTCCTAAAAGCCTTAGGGTTTCAGAAGGATACACAGATATACATTGCAGCTGGTGATATCTACGGTGGCGAGAGGAGATTAGCCCTTTTAAAAGAATCATTCCCAAGAatt GTGAAAAAAGAAATGCTACTAGATCCTAAGGAACTGCAACAGTTTCAGAACCACTCATCACAAATGGCAGCTCTAGACTTCATTGTATCGGTAGCCAGTGACAATTTTATTCCTACCTACTATGGAAACATGGCTAAAGTTGTTGAAGGGCATCGAAG ATATCTTGGGTTTAAGAAAACAATATTGCTAAACCAGAAGAGACTTGTGGAGGTTTTGGACTTGCATAAGAACAAGACACTCTCATGGGATCAGTTTGCAGTATCTGCCAAGGAGGCTCATGAGGGAAGACGGATGGGAGAACCAACACATAGGAAAGTAATCTCTGATAAACCAAAGGAAGAAGATTACTTCTATGCCAATCCTCATGAATGCATCGGTGAAGGTCCATCAACTTTAACAGATtaa
- the BNACNNG76920D gene encoding uncharacterized protein BNACNNG76920D codes for MNNNAEAEQEEEFSEWVVIQTSSTSSPVDASSPLSSQISQPSQGRDDDDEDSVVPVVEEEEEEEEDESSSTVNQSFPWRVIETAKKRLKDSGIFERAPCNYVSSTRVFWSFTLICGFSLVSSLVYVKIVRWWRRLQEEKLRFLLLQLREKDQKIKELITEIGRLNESISSRRRVRVVRIL; via the exons atgaacaaCAATGCAGAGGCAGAGCAAGAAGAGGAGTTCAGTGAATGGGTAGTGATACAAACCTCATCCACGAGCTCACCAGTCGACGCATCTAGCCCTCTAAGCTCACAGATATCACAACCAAGCCAAGGccgtgatgatgatgatgaagattcTGTTGTCCCCGtcgtagaagaagaagaagaagaagaagaagatgaatccTCAAGCACCGTGAACCAGTCGTTTCCTTGGCGGGTGATTGAGACTGCCAAGAAGCGACTGAAGGACTCAGGAATTTTTGAGCGGGCGCCTTGTAATTACGTGAGTAGTACAAGGGTGTTCTGGTCATTCACCCTCATTTGTGGCTTCTCATTGGTCTCGAGCCTTGTTTATGTGAAGATCGTGAGATGGTGGAGACGATTACAAGAAGAGAAGCTGAGGTTTCTGCTTCTTCAGCTCAGAGAGAAAGATCAG AAAATAAAGGAGCTTATAACTGAAATTGGGAGATTGAACGAGTCGATATCATCCCGGCGCAGAGTTCGAGTGGTTCGGATCTTGTGA